A region from the Pristiophorus japonicus isolate sPriJap1 chromosome 14, sPriJap1.hap1, whole genome shotgun sequence genome encodes:
- the LOC139279463 gene encoding ras association domain-containing protein 10-like produces MDIEDYKISVWVCQEEKVISGLTRRTTCADVIAALLEESGLDGGSHKLLSGAPHSYCMVEKWRGLERTLPNKTKVLRLWSAWGEEREKVTFVLVKSQASLPNNGPRSAEAKVVASKESPCNLRGTARATLALPEDKQRRVVRKAFRKLAKINRSKREERRGKGAPCAERMETLVHLVLSQDHTIRQQVQRIRELDREIDRYEAKVHFDRMKRHGVNYVQDTYLVEGIPESEPREPQSQEASPELEEYTRNCEEVLHLQEELALQEEHLEKVTLQIQEELNQRWMRRRQGEVASPSQPPETEGGPEEDSLLDHERLESQLGASLYIGLRLNADLEVSRSDLVCCQNLRDQKQSELDILLEKVNSLSTQGAPSGEEGDRTCPQLGVPKSRPPPDCGGGWLESRGLSTSCQATDEDSDTGLSSMNSQDSDTIPISESLV; encoded by the coding sequence ATGGACATAGAGGACTACAAGATCAGCGTGTGGGTGTGCCAGGAGGAGAAGGTTATCTCGGGGCTGACCCGGCGCACCACTTGCGCCGATGTGATCGCTGCGCTGCTGGAGGAGAGCGGGCTGGACGGAGGGAGCCACAAGTTGCTGTCGGGAGCCCCGCACTCCTACTGCATGGTGGAGAAGTGGAGGGGCTTGGAGCGGACGCTGCCGAACAAGACCAAGGTCCTGCGGCTCTGGAGCGCCTGGGGCGAGGAGCGGGAGAAGGTCACCTTCGTGCTGGTCAAGAGCCAAGCCTCGCTGCCCAACAATGGTCCACGCAGCGCCGAGGCCAAAGTGGTGGCCAGCAAGGAGAGCCCCTGCAACCTGCGAGGCACGGCCCGGGCCACCCTGGCACTGCCCGAAGACAAGCAGAGGAGGGTGGTTCGTAAAGCCTTCAGGAAACTGGCCAAGATCAACAGGTCCAAGAGGGAGGAGAGACGCGGCAAGGGCGCGCCTTGCGCCGAGCGCATGGAGACCTTGGTCCACCTGGTCCTGTCCCAGGACCACACCATCCGGCAGCAGGTCCAGAGGATCAGGGAGCTGGACCGGGAGATCGACAGGTACGAGGCGAAGGTCCACTTCGACAGGATGAAGAGGCACGGGGTTAACTACGTGCAGGACACTTACCTGGTGGAGGGGATTCCCGAGAGCGAACCCAGAGAGCCCCAGAGCCAAGAGGCCAGCCCCGAGCTGGAAGAGTACACCAGGAACTGCGAGGAGGTCCTGCATCTCCAGGAGGAGCTGGCCCTGCAAGAGGAACATCTGGAGAAGGTCACTCTGCAGATCCAGGAGGAACTCAACCAACGCTGGATGAGGAGGCGCCAGGGGGAGGTGGCTAGCCCCTCTCAGCCCCCAGAGACGGAGGGCGGGCCTGAAGAGGACTCCTTGCTGGACCACGAGAGACTGGAGTCCCAGCTCGGCGCCAGCCTCTACATCGGGCTGAGGCTGAACGCTGACCTGGAGGTCAGCCGGAGCGACCTGGTCTGCTGCCAGAACTTGCGCGACCAGAAGCAGAGCGAGCTCGACATCTTGCTGGAGAAGGTCAACTCGCTGAGCACCCAGGGCGCACCGTCTGGGGAGGAGGGCGATCGGACATGTCCCCAGCTCGGTGTCCCCAAGAGCAGGCCCCCTCCGGACTGCGGCGGGGGCTGGCTGGAGTCTAGAGGTCTGTCCACCAGCTGCCAGGCTACTGACGAGGATTCAGACACTGGTCTGAGCTCCATGAACAGCCAGGATTCTGACACCATCCCCATCTCCGAATCTCTGGTATAG